The following proteins are encoded in a genomic region of Brachypodium distachyon strain Bd21 chromosome 1, Brachypodium_distachyon_v3.0, whole genome shotgun sequence:
- the LOC100823297 gene encoding SEC12-like protein 1, which yields MAGGGGEGSVAAAGGGKVACAAWIRRREDRATRVFAAYGRASSPPALEVLGFDSERCSLSEEPLARAVLGENPDDAPRSIAVHPTGDELVCATAKGCRLFKMIFEEFTVRLIPREAPPLASIGPQKCLVFSTDGAKIALGGEDGHLRIFHWPSMNMLLDEPKAHKSFRDMDISLDSEFLVSTSTDGTARIWKIDEGVPLVNLTRSSDEKIECCRFSRDGMKPFLFCTVAKGTKVVTVVWNISDWARIGYKRLLGKSISTLSVSMDGKFLALGSHDGDFCAVDVKKMEVSHWSKKVHLGSPISSIEFCPTERIVISTSPQWGSELTKLNVPADWKEWQVWLILLALFLGSAVLFYVFYQHSGSFWNSPVGRHQPAKPWSVLKEAPPSPENQNLW from the exons atggcaggcggcggcggcgagggctcggtcgcggcggcggggggcgggAAGGTGGCGTGCGCGGCGTGGATCCGGCGCCGGGAGGACAGGGCCACCCGCGTCTTCGCGGCGTACGGCCGGGCATCGTCCCCTCCCGCCCTGGAGGTCCTCGGCTTCGACTCCGAGCGCTGCTCCCTCTCCGAGGAACCCCTG GCGAGGGCTGTGCTCGGGGAGAATCCAGACGACGCGCCGCGCAGCATAGCGGTGCACCCGACCGGGGACGAGCTCGTCTGCGCCACGGCCAAGGGGTGCAG GCTATTTAAAATGATTTTTGAAGAGTTCACGGTTCGCCTTATTCCAAGAGAGGCTCCCCCGCTTGCATCCATTGGACCACAGAAATGTCTTGTTTTCAGCACAGATGGAGCTAAAATTGCCCTTGGTGGTGAG GATGGGCATCTCAGAATATTTCACTGGCCAAGCATGAACATGCTCTTAGATGAACCCAAAGCTCATAAGTCGTTCCGAGATATGGATATCAG CTTAGACTCAGAGTTTTTAGTTTCGACATCCACTGATGGCACTGCAAGAATATGGAAGATAGATGAGGGGGTACCGTTGGTCAATTTGACTCGATCTTCG GACGAGAAAATCGAGTGTTGCCGCTTTTCTAGGGATGGCATGAAACCATTTTTGTTCTGCACAGTTGCAAAAG GTACCAAAGTTGTGACTGTTGTTTGGAACATAAGTGACTGGGCTCGAATTGGCTACAAAAGACTTCTCGGGAAGTCTATCTCTACACTTTCAGTTAGCATGGATGGGAAGTTTCTGGCTTT AGGAAGCCATGATGGCGACTTTTGTGCTGTGGATGTAAAGAAGATGGAGGTTTCTCACTGGAGCAAGAAGGTTCATCTTGGTTCTCCCATTTCCTCCATTGAATTTTGTCCTACAGAAAG GATTGTAATCTCCACATCACCTCAATGGGGATCAGAGTTGACAAAACTGAATGTGCCTGCTGACTGGAAAG AATGGCAAGTCTGGCTTATACTCTTAGCCCTCTTCCTAGGGTCAGCCGTCCTGTTCTATGTGTTCTACCAGCACTCTGGTTCCTTCTGGAACTCCCCAGTGGGGCGGCATCAGCCTGCCAAGCCATGGAGTGTCCTGAAGGAGgctcctccatctcctgaaAACCAGAACCTCTGGTGA